The Nomascus leucogenys isolate Asia chromosome 16, Asia_NLE_v1, whole genome shotgun sequence genome includes a region encoding these proteins:
- the PKIA gene encoding cAMP-dependent protein kinase inhibitor alpha produces the protein MTDVETTYADFIASGRTGRRNAIHDILVSSASGNSNELALKLAGLDINKTEGEEDAQRSSTEQSGEAQGEAAKSES, from the exons ATGACTGATGTGGAAACTACATATGCAGATTTTATTGCTTCAGGAAGAACAGGTAGAAGAAATGCAATACATGATATCCTGGTTTCCTCTGCAAGTGGCAACAGCAATGAATTAGCCTTGAAATTAGCAGGTCTTGATATTAACAAGACAG AAGGTGAAGAAGATGCACAACGAAGTTCTACAGAACAAAGTGGGGAAGCCCAGGGAGAAGCAGCAAAATCTGAAAGCTAA